The Thamnophis elegans isolate rThaEle1 chromosome Z, rThaEle1.pri, whole genome shotgun sequence genome contains a region encoding:
- the MYLPF gene encoding myosin regulatory light chain 2, skeletal muscle isoform, whose translation MHQDKAGPKVLVCVTFAAPKKAKRRAAEGSSNVFSMFDQTQIQEFKEAFTVIDQNRDGIIDKEDLRDTFAAMGRLNVKNEELDAMIKEASGPINFTVFLQMFGEKLKGADPEDVIIGAFKVLDPEGKGSVKKKFLEELLTTQCDRFTPEEIKNMWHAFPPDVAGNVDYKNICYVITHGEDKEGE comes from the exons atgcatcAGGATAAAGCAGGACCAAAGGTGCTGGTTTGTGTCACATTTGCA GCACCCAAGAAGGCAAAGAGAAGGGCAGCAGAAGGAAGCTCCAATGTCTTCTCCATGTTTGACCAAACCCAAATCCAGGAATTTAAAGAG GCCTTCACTGTTATTGACCAGAACAGAGATGGTATCATTGACAAGGAGGACCTGCGAGATACATTTGCTGCTATGG GTCGCCTGAATGTGAAGAATGAGGAGTTAGATGCCATGATCAAGGAAGCCAGTGGCCCCATCAATTTCACTGTCTTTCTTCAAATGTTTGGGGAGAAGCTGAAGG GTGCTGATCCCGAGGACGTCATCATTGGTGCCTTCAAAGTTTTGGACCCCGAGGGCAAGGGGAGTGTCAAGAAGAAATT CTTGGAAGAACTCTTGACTACCCAGTGTGACCGGTTCACTCCAGAAGAG ATCAAGAACATGTGGCACGCTTTCCCTCCAGATGTAGCTGGCAATGTTGACTACAAGAACATCTGCTATGTCATCACACACGGAGAGGACAAGGAAGGGGAataa
- the QPRT gene encoding nicotinate-nucleotide pyrophosphorylase [carboxylating], translating to MASYPNLSQLLPAARLRQLARDWLQEDAPSFDYGGYAVGNHQVSAVLFCKSPGVLAGFPFFKAIFAEVGCSVEWLQTEGTWVEPVTRVAEVHGRANDLLLGERVALNCIGRCSGVATSAAKACRAAQEAGWHGEVAGTRKTTPGFRLPEKYALLVGGASCHRYDLGSLIMLKDNHVWASGSITQAVLNARQVGGFALKIEVECGSLEEALEASGCGADIVMLDNFAPEDLHPTASTVKASFPRVTIEASGGITEENVARFVGPNIDVISLGCLTQSSKVVDFSLKISRDQTPKPSLRNFVF from the exons ATGGCTTCCTACCCAAACCTCTCACAGCTTCTCCCTGCTGCCCGATTGCGTCAACTCGCCCGAGATTGGTTGCAAGAAGATGCTCCCAGCTTTGACTATGGTGGCTATGCTGTGGGAAACCATCAGGTATCTGCTGTGCTCTTCTGCAAATCCCCTGGAGTCTTAGCTGGTTTTCCATTCTTCAAAGCTATCTTTGCTGAAGTTGGCTGCTCAGTGGAGTGGCTCCAAACCGAAGGAACCTGGGTTGAACCCGTCACCCGAGTGGCTGAAGTCCATGGTCGTGCCAATGACCTCTTGCTGGGCGAGCGAGTAGCTTTGAACTGTATTGGGCGCTGTAGTGGTGTTGCCACATCAGCAGCAAAAGCTTGTCGGGCAGCACAGGAAGCCGGATGGCATGGAGAGGTCGCTGGGACAAGGAAGACCACACCGGGGTTCCGTCTCCCAGAAAAATATGCACTTCTAGTTGGGGGAGCCTCCTGTCACCGCTATGATCTGGGAAGCCTCATCATGTTGAAGGACAACCATGTCTGGGCTTCTGGCAGTATTACACAA GCAGTTCTCAATGCCCGGCAGGTCGGTGGCTTTGCCCTGAAAATAGAAGTGGAGTGTGGCTCCTTGGAAGAAGCTCTTGAAGCATCAGGATGTGGCGCTGATATTGTCATGCTGGACAACTTTGCTCCAGAG GACTTGCATCCTACAGCTAGTACTGTAAAGGCCTCCTTCCCCCGTGTCACGATCGAAGCTAGTGGCGGAATCACTGAGGAGAATGTGGCACGCTTTGTGGGTCCCAATATTGATGTGATCTCCCTGGGTTGCCTCACCCAGTCATCCAAAGTGGTAGATTTCTCCCTCAAAATCAGCCGGGATCAGACTCCCAAGCCGTCACTACGCAATTTCGTTTTCTGA